The Pricia mediterranea genome includes a window with the following:
- a CDS encoding sugar transferase translates to MYGTFVKPLFDFVFALLFTILLFPIYTVIYLLLLTGRTDDPLFFQSRPGKDNKIFNIVKFKTMTDGKNAQGELLPDDDRVTPLGAFLRRTSLDELPQLLSVLNGDMSIVGPRPLRVRYLPYYSSREALRHTVKPGITGLAQVSGRNSLSWDKRLEMDASYVEKMGFVLDCKIILKTFIKVFDSSGIEFSDEPDSLDEYRCGKQWKVSGKKDGGNPEDTGLS, encoded by the coding sequence TTCCGATCTATACGGTAATCTATTTACTATTATTGACCGGAAGAACCGACGACCCCCTGTTTTTCCAATCCAGGCCCGGCAAGGACAATAAAATCTTTAACATCGTAAAATTCAAAACGATGACCGATGGGAAAAATGCCCAGGGCGAGCTGCTACCGGACGACGATAGAGTTACCCCGTTAGGTGCATTTTTAAGAAGAACTTCCTTGGATGAACTGCCACAACTGTTGAGCGTGTTGAATGGAGATATGAGCATCGTTGGGCCTCGCCCGCTGCGGGTCAGATACCTGCCCTATTATTCTTCAAGAGAGGCATTGCGCCATACGGTAAAGCCCGGTATTACGGGATTGGCGCAAGTCTCGGGAAGGAATAGCCTGTCCTGGGACAAAAGACTGGAAATGGACGCCTCGTATGTGGAAAAGATGGGGTTTGTACTGGATTGCAAGATTATCTTGAAGACTTTTATAAAAGTATTCGATAGCTCCGGAATCGAGTTCTCGGACGAGCCCGATAGTTTGGACGAATACCGATGCGGCAAACAATGGAAAGTCTCTGGAAAGAAAGATGGTGGCAACCCTGAAGACACTGGGCTAAGCTGA